The Petrotoga sibirica DSM 13575 genome contains a region encoding:
- a CDS encoding WD40 repeat domain-containing protein codes for MRKFFLLFFLTIFSINLFSNLIVNNFEHTNIIDFFVNENTGEISTIVENNYLKTYDLKEKCINHYYSTSSIPTHVEWILNNKYTIIAENDGTIEVFNNDTSLLNYKINVTNESITSLSSFGERIVFTSLDKTIYVYNITKRKVEFQRRFSTIPTVAEFYDENTILVADHSGRIYLIDYSNGTEINTLKIDNYSIIKLAIVNNNVYAFSMNGNIYVLNKDLKIIDSFSLGLTIREVAFSPSNENFTVLTLNHRILLFDSSNLKKVQELKFDTFSIKSLEWSYNKSDIIYVNDGVNIYSLNIESKSIEKLLELKKPDVIKIIRNNNLIYYLTSNSEIGVFNIDSAKIENHFSFSEEAVDFEITKNGYLILSENSGYVSLYDPEGTLKENKKISDFKLTTLKLSPSEKFLIAGGWDNNVYMLTLPDLSVYKKVENLHSNWIKDISINYEENKIAMASLDKKVSISDFPTFKNTIYVEEFPYIIWSLDWANNSNFLSMGGFEGVLRLWDGRFNQLYKKFDIITSPIKVIKWSPDDNYIATGTTDGNVYIWNSKSRTLQSTINVSNGEINDLAWSDDERYLYALSKGNLLSLIDLQQNTITLKSIIFENGYSVSYRKNGEYTTNIPEKEENKFFYKNNPISLFEAVTFKRKESINIPVLEGPIINVPSEFLVSDKNNSLLLSAFDNNLITKIEILGQTFLVNSQSYYLSLEINPEKLTSNVLEISAYDNDRNKSTKYVNLKFENIYLQVFTNQAEITNEEGEIIAIASRGDLLKLKGVLGDTYKVEYIDKEGYIKKAFVTL; via the coding sequence CAATTTAATAGTAAATAATTTTGAACATACCAACATTATTGATTTTTTTGTAAATGAAAATACAGGCGAAATTTCCACAATTGTAGAGAATAATTACCTTAAAACTTATGATTTGAAGGAAAAGTGCATTAACCATTATTACTCAACTTCTTCTATACCCACACATGTGGAATGGATCCTCAACAATAAATATACTATAATCGCCGAAAATGATGGAACAATAGAAGTTTTTAACAACGATACCTCTCTTCTTAATTACAAAATAAACGTAACCAACGAATCTATCACCTCTTTATCTAGCTTTGGCGAAAGAATAGTATTTACTTCCTTAGATAAAACGATCTACGTATACAATATCACCAAAAGAAAGGTCGAATTTCAACGGAGGTTTTCAACAATACCAACGGTCGCAGAATTTTATGATGAGAATACCATATTAGTAGCAGACCATTCTGGTAGGATTTATTTAATAGATTATTCGAATGGTACAGAAATAAATACCCTTAAAATTGATAATTATTCCATAATTAAATTGGCGATAGTAAATAACAATGTATATGCTTTTTCTATGAATGGAAATATTTATGTATTGAATAAAGATTTGAAGATAATAGATTCTTTTTCATTAGGTTTAACGATTAGAGAGGTCGCTTTTTCACCATCAAATGAAAATTTTACTGTATTAACTTTGAATCATAGAATCTTACTTTTTGATTCTTCTAATTTAAAAAAAGTTCAAGAACTAAAGTTTGATACTTTTAGTATTAAATCTCTTGAATGGAGTTATAACAAAAGCGATATTATTTACGTAAACGATGGAGTTAACATATACTCTTTAAATATTGAATCAAAATCCATTGAAAAATTACTGGAATTAAAAAAACCCGATGTTATAAAAATTATAAGAAATAATAATCTTATTTATTACTTAACTTCCAACAGTGAAATAGGTGTTTTTAATATTGATTCAGCAAAAATTGAGAATCATTTTTCTTTTTCTGAAGAAGCAGTTGATTTTGAAATAACAAAAAATGGATATTTGATACTTTCAGAAAATTCCGGATACGTGTCGCTTTACGATCCTGAAGGTACATTAAAAGAAAATAAGAAAATTAGTGATTTTAAATTAACCACTTTGAAGCTTTCTCCTTCAGAAAAGTTCTTAATTGCAGGAGGATGGGATAATAATGTTTATATGCTTACACTACCCGATTTAAGTGTTTATAAGAAAGTTGAAAACCTTCATAGTAATTGGATAAAAGATATTTCTATCAATTACGAAGAAAATAAAATAGCCATGGCAAGCTTAGATAAAAAGGTAAGCATATCAGATTTTCCAACCTTTAAAAATACAATTTACGTAGAAGAATTTCCCTACATTATTTGGTCACTGGATTGGGCTAATAATTCAAATTTTCTTTCTATGGGAGGATTTGAAGGAGTTTTACGTTTATGGGATGGAAGGTTTAATCAATTATATAAAAAATTTGATATTATTACATCTCCAATAAAGGTAATTAAGTGGAGTCCCGATGATAACTACATAGCTACAGGAACAACAGATGGAAATGTCTATATTTGGAATAGTAAAAGTAGAACCTTACAATCAACTATAAATGTTTCCAATGGAGAAATCAATGATTTAGCTTGGAGCGATGATGAAAGGTATTTGTATGCCTTGAGTAAAGGTAATTTGTTGAGTCTCATAGATCTTCAGCAAAATACTATAACTTTGAAAAGTATTATTTTTGAAAACGGCTACTCTGTTTCCTACAGAAAAAACGGAGAGTATACTACTAACATCCCCGAAAAAGAAGAAAACAAATTTTTCTATAAAAATAATCCTATAAGCCTTTTCGAAGCTGTCACCTTTAAAAGGAAAGAATCTATAAACATTCCCGTATTAGAAGGACCGATTATAAACGTACCTTCAGAATTTTTGGTCTCAGATAAAAACAACTCTCTGCTTCTCAGTGCTTTTGACAATAATCTTATTACAAAAATTGAAATATTAGGTCAAACTTTTTTAGTTAACAGCCAATCTTACTATCTATCATTGGAGATAAATCCTGAAAAGCTTACATCAAATGTCCTTGAAATATCTGCTTACGACAATGATAGAAATAAATCCACAAAATATGTTAATTTGAAGTTTGAGAACATATATCTTCAAGTATTCACTAATCAAGCAGAAATCACAAACGAGGAAGGGGAAATTATAGCTATTGCAAGTCGAGGAGACCTTCTAAAATTAAAGGGAGTTTTAGGAGATACTTATAAAGTAGAATATATTGACAAAGAAGGATATATTAAAAAAGCATTTGTCACCCTTTAA